A portion of the Lysinibacillus timonensis genome contains these proteins:
- a CDS encoding C39 family peptidase, translating to MTKFTRKFEYIAIISCTTLLLGCNFQQDSTNYQQQLNQTNQQLYTANLSTVDTANPNALTIHTVEFSSDRNVKNVSVALLDFETGKTLASTMVNDQGQASFDMVEADQPYEVVIYKVEHTGELSEQTREFVVFDPDHPIVKIETFNAATEKSLAVPIVKQNPELPNGCEITALTAILNYFGIDVDKMELTKNYLPTAPITNKGGQLYGPNPNKAYAGDPTQKDGGYYVFAEPIVDVANQVLFEKNSHYKALNLSDVSREEILAYVNSGVPVITWITIDLKKPRTFGYWIIEETKEKHPIFMNLHAVVLTGYKDGKVTIMNPLTGNETIDDQVFFDSFKSLGSHAVVIL from the coding sequence ATGACAAAGTTTACTCGTAAGTTTGAATATATAGCAATAATATCTTGTACTACCCTCCTTTTAGGTTGTAATTTCCAACAAGATTCAACTAATTATCAACAGCAGCTAAACCAAACGAATCAACAGCTATACACTGCAAATTTATCTACAGTAGATACGGCTAATCCAAATGCATTAACCATTCATACTGTAGAATTCTCAAGTGATAGAAATGTGAAAAATGTATCTGTAGCACTTCTCGACTTCGAAACGGGTAAAACATTAGCATCAACTATGGTAAATGATCAAGGGCAAGCATCCTTTGATATGGTAGAAGCTGATCAACCATATGAAGTGGTGATTTATAAAGTTGAACATACTGGAGAATTATCGGAACAAACAAGAGAGTTTGTTGTCTTTGACCCAGATCATCCAATTGTAAAAATTGAGACATTTAACGCTGCTACTGAAAAAAGCTTAGCAGTTCCGATTGTCAAGCAAAATCCAGAACTACCGAATGGATGCGAAATTACAGCATTAACTGCCATATTGAATTATTTTGGAATTGATGTAGATAAAATGGAATTAACGAAAAACTATTTACCAACAGCACCCATTACAAATAAAGGTGGCCAATTATATGGGCCAAATCCAAATAAAGCATATGCAGGTGATCCTACTCAAAAAGATGGTGGTTATTATGTATTTGCAGAACCAATTGTAGATGTTGCTAATCAAGTACTATTTGAAAAAAATAGTCATTATAAAGCGTTGAATTTAAGTGATGTTTCTCGTGAGGAAATTTTAGCGTATGTCAATTCTGGTGTACCAGTTATTACGTGGATCACGATTGACTTGAAAAAACCTAGAACATTTGGATATTGGATTATTGAAGAAACAAAAGAAAAACATCCAATCTTTATGAATTTACATGCGGTGGTTTTAACTGGCTATAAAGATGGGAAAGTGACCATTATGAATCCTTTAACAGGTAATGAAACAATTGACGATCAAGTGTTTTTCGATAGCTTTAAATCGCTTGGCTCACATGCAGTGGTTATTTTATAG
- the leuD gene encoding 3-isopropylmalate dehydratase small subunit, producing MEPINQVKSVITPLDRKNVDTDQIISKEFLKRIERTGFGRFLFYHWRFDDQGNEIADFVLNKPEYKGSEILVAQDNFGCGSSREHAPWAILDYGFRVVIAPSFADIFHNNCFKNGILPIRLTESECDEILAKGMEKAYSVEVNLEAQTVTGDDGKVYRFNIDPYYKEMLLNGWDEIALTFKYEDAIAEYEAKRVAY from the coding sequence ATGGAACCTATTAATCAAGTAAAAAGTGTGATTACACCATTAGATCGTAAAAATGTGGATACTGACCAAATTATTTCAAAGGAATTTTTAAAACGTATTGAACGTACTGGTTTCGGACGCTTTCTGTTTTACCACTGGCGTTTTGACGACCAAGGAAACGAAATTGCGGATTTTGTTTTAAACAAACCTGAATATAAAGGTTCTGAAATATTAGTTGCACAAGATAACTTTGGATGTGGTTCATCTCGTGAACATGCTCCGTGGGCTATTTTAGATTATGGCTTCCGCGTAGTAATTGCACCAAGTTTTGCGGATATATTCCATAACAATTGTTTTAAAAATGGGATACTTCCAATTCGATTAACAGAATCTGAATGCGATGAAATCCTTGCCAAAGGTATGGAAAAAGCGTATTCAGTAGAAGTTAATTTAGAGGCACAAACGGTAACCGGAGATGACGGGAAAGTCTATCGCTTCAATATCGACCCATACTACAAAGAAATGCTTTTAAATGGTTGGGACGAAATCGCACTAACATTCAAATATGAAGATGCAATTGCTGAATATGAAGCAAAACGTGTAGCATATTAA
- the leuC gene encoding 3-isopropylmalate dehydratase large subunit encodes MAKNIIEKVWNSHVVHHEEGKPDLLYIDLHLIHEVTSPQAFEGLRLAGRKVRRPDLCFATMDHNVPTKNLPTINDPIAKKQITTLADNAKEFGIQLADIGHPDQGIVHVIGPELGLTQPGKTIVCGDSHTSTHGAFGALAFGIGTSEVEHVLSTQTLWQSKPKTMEIRVNGQLGIGVTAKDIILAIIAKWGIGVGTGHIVEFTGEVIRSLTMEERMTICNMSIEAGAKAGLISPDEKTVEFLRGRRHAPKEDKFEEAASYWLSLASDPGATYDVVLEIDAEEIEPIVTWGTNPSMGTGVSKTVPTAADYQSDADKHALKKALEYMGLEEGQPIESIEIQHVFIGSCTNSRLSDLRTAANIVKGKKIHPGVRGIVVPGSWSTKKAAEEEGIDQIFLEAGFEWRESGCSACLGMNEDTIPSGERCASTSNRNFEGRQGAGARTHLVSPAMAAAAAIEGHFVDVRKFVKQEQEV; translated from the coding sequence ATGGCAAAAAATATTATTGAAAAAGTTTGGAACTCTCACGTTGTACATCATGAAGAAGGTAAACCCGATTTATTATATATCGATTTACACCTTATTCATGAAGTAACATCTCCTCAAGCGTTTGAAGGATTACGTTTAGCAGGACGTAAAGTTCGTCGTCCGGACCTTTGTTTTGCAACAATGGATCATAACGTTCCAACAAAAAATTTACCAACAATTAATGATCCAATTGCGAAAAAGCAAATTACCACATTAGCGGATAATGCAAAAGAATTTGGAATTCAGCTTGCAGATATAGGACATCCAGACCAAGGAATTGTACACGTCATTGGACCTGAATTAGGTTTAACACAGCCAGGTAAAACAATCGTTTGTGGTGACTCACATACTTCAACACATGGTGCTTTTGGTGCATTAGCATTTGGTATCGGAACTTCTGAGGTAGAACATGTTCTATCTACTCAAACGTTATGGCAAAGTAAGCCTAAAACTATGGAAATCCGAGTTAATGGTCAACTTGGGATTGGTGTTACTGCGAAAGACATTATTTTAGCAATTATTGCGAAATGGGGAATCGGTGTAGGTACGGGCCATATCGTGGAATTTACAGGTGAGGTTATTCGTTCATTAACAATGGAAGAACGTATGACAATTTGTAATATGTCCATTGAGGCCGGAGCGAAAGCAGGCTTAATTTCACCAGACGAAAAAACGGTAGAATTCCTACGAGGACGTCGTCATGCTCCGAAAGAAGATAAATTCGAAGAAGCAGCTTCTTATTGGTTAAGTCTTGCTTCTGATCCTGGTGCAACTTATGATGTTGTATTAGAAATCGATGCAGAAGAAATAGAACCAATTGTCACATGGGGTACCAATCCGTCAATGGGAACTGGAGTTTCAAAAACAGTTCCAACAGCAGCAGATTATCAGTCCGATGCTGACAAACATGCATTGAAAAAAGCGCTTGAATACATGGGACTAGAAGAAGGTCAACCGATTGAATCAATTGAAATCCAACATGTATTTATTGGCTCTTGTACAAATTCACGTCTTTCCGACTTAAGAACTGCAGCAAATATTGTAAAAGGGAAAAAAATACACCCTGGAGTTCGAGGCATCGTAGTACCAGGTTCATGGTCAACGAAAAAAGCGGCAGAAGAAGAGGGAATTGATCAAATATTCTTAGAAGCTGGTTTTGAATGGCGTGAATCAGGATGTTCAGCTTGTTTAGGTATGAACGAAGATACGATTCCTTCCGGTGAACGCTGTGCATCGACATCCAATCGTAACTTTGAAGGTCGACAAGGTGCAGGAGCTCGTACTCATTTAGTAAGCCCAGCGATGGCAGCAGCTGCAGCAATTGAAGGTCATTTTGTTGATGTACGTAAATTTGTAAAACAAGAACAAGAAGTGTGA
- the leuB gene encoding 3-isopropylmalate dehydrogenase produces MEKKITVLPGDGIGPEVVTSAVRVLQAIGKRYKHEFHLTYATIGGAAIDQFNNPLPDETIAACQDSDAILLGAVGGPKWDNNPPELRPEKGLLKIRKTFDLFANLRPVKAFPSLLGASPLKREVAENVDLMIVRELTGGIYFGEKKRSDSKASDLNIYTRAEIERIVDNAFEMARLRRGKLCSVDKANVLETSRLWREVVEEKKAQYPDVEVEHNLVDSVAMKLITNPGHYDVVVTDNMFGDILSDEASVITGSLGVLPSASIRGDNFGLYEPVHGSAPDIAGQGKANPAATILSVAMMLRYSFGLKEEAAEIERAVSAVFEDGYFTADLAKGDARPLTTDEWTNRVIAEIDTNFVADSIVESYI; encoded by the coding sequence ATGGAAAAGAAAATTACTGTATTACCAGGCGATGGTATTGGTCCTGAAGTTGTAACTTCTGCAGTTCGTGTGTTACAAGCAATCGGGAAACGTTATAAACATGAGTTCCACTTAACATATGCAACAATCGGAGGAGCGGCGATCGATCAATTCAATAATCCGCTACCAGATGAAACAATTGCAGCTTGTCAAGATAGCGATGCTATTTTATTAGGTGCTGTTGGAGGACCTAAATGGGATAATAATCCCCCAGAATTACGTCCAGAAAAAGGATTGCTAAAAATCCGTAAAACGTTCGATTTGTTCGCTAACCTTCGCCCCGTAAAAGCATTTCCTAGTTTACTAGGTGCATCTCCATTGAAGCGCGAAGTGGCGGAAAACGTAGATTTAATGATTGTACGTGAATTAACTGGTGGTATTTATTTTGGAGAAAAGAAGCGTTCTGACTCTAAAGCAAGTGATTTGAACATCTATACTCGCGCTGAAATTGAACGTATCGTAGATAATGCGTTTGAGATGGCTCGCCTGCGTAGAGGAAAACTGTGCTCAGTTGATAAAGCAAATGTATTAGAAACTTCAAGATTATGGCGTGAAGTGGTTGAAGAGAAAAAAGCACAATATCCAGATGTTGAAGTAGAACATAATCTTGTCGACTCAGTTGCAATGAAACTAATCACGAATCCTGGTCATTACGATGTAGTCGTAACCGATAATATGTTTGGTGATATTTTAAGCGACGAAGCTTCCGTTATTACAGGATCCCTTGGTGTACTTCCTTCTGCATCCATTCGTGGTGATAATTTTGGATTATATGAACCAGTACACGGCTCAGCTCCTGATATTGCAGGTCAAGGAAAAGCAAACCCAGCAGCAACCATTCTTTCTGTAGCAATGATGTTACGTTATTCATTTGGATTAAAAGAGGAAGCTGCAGAAATCGAACGTGCAGTAAGTGCTGTATTTGAAGACGGATACTTTACTGCAGATTTAGCAAAAGGTGATGCTCGTCCATTAACAACGGATGAATGGACTAATCGCGTTATTGCGGAAATAGATACAAATTTCGTAGCCGATAGTATTGTAGAATCTTATATTTAA
- a CDS encoding 2-isopropylmalate synthase yields the protein MRKIDIFDTTLRDGEQSAGINLNTAEKVEIAKQLERLGVTIIEAGFPAASPGDLDAVQRIAGTVKNSIVTGLARCVQGDIDAAWEALKGAEQPHVHVFLATSPIHMEYKLKKSPDQVVEQAVEAVKYAKKFFPLVEWSAEDGFRSDREFLVRIIERVIEVGATTINVPDTVGYASPQEYGDLFRYLRENVRGADKVKFSAHCHDDLGMAVANSIAAMENGADQIECTINGIGERAGNAALEEIAVALHIRNDIYPVETGINLKEIKRTSQLVSRLTGSLIQPNKAVIGKNAFAHESGIHQDGVLKHKETYEIISPALIGEGEVPLVLGKHSGRAAFRDRAVKLGYELTDEKLNKAFQEFKKLADRKKEITEDDLITLLTEQQVSIEDIQLYELNSVQVSYGTDNIPTATASVVTPEGETKTVAATGAGSVEAVFNTLEQIVNAKVNILDYQVKSVGKGRDALADAVVNVLIDGHKTTGRDSAQDVLEATANAFIDAINRSLIHKNIRDKQTAGV from the coding sequence GTGCGTAAAATAGATATTTTTGATACGACACTTCGTGATGGAGAACAGTCAGCTGGTATTAACTTAAATACTGCAGAAAAGGTTGAAATTGCAAAACAATTAGAACGTCTAGGTGTAACAATTATTGAAGCAGGTTTTCCTGCTGCAAGCCCTGGCGATTTGGATGCAGTACAACGAATCGCGGGAACGGTTAAAAATTCTATTGTTACAGGTTTAGCTCGTTGTGTACAAGGCGACATCGATGCTGCATGGGAAGCATTAAAAGGTGCTGAACAACCTCATGTTCACGTATTCTTAGCAACAAGTCCTATTCATATGGAATATAAGCTAAAGAAATCGCCTGATCAAGTAGTTGAGCAAGCTGTTGAAGCTGTAAAATACGCGAAGAAGTTTTTCCCTCTAGTAGAATGGTCTGCTGAAGATGGCTTCCGTTCAGATCGTGAATTTTTAGTTCGTATTATTGAGAGAGTTATCGAAGTAGGTGCAACAACAATCAATGTGCCAGATACAGTTGGTTATGCTTCACCACAAGAATACGGTGATCTTTTCAGATACTTACGTGAAAATGTTCGTGGTGCAGATAAAGTAAAATTCTCTGCGCACTGTCATGACGACTTAGGGATGGCTGTTGCTAACTCAATTGCTGCAATGGAAAATGGTGCTGATCAAATCGAATGTACAATCAACGGTATTGGCGAACGTGCAGGAAATGCTGCATTAGAAGAAATTGCGGTAGCACTACACATCAGAAACGATATTTACCCAGTTGAAACGGGCATTAACTTAAAAGAAATTAAACGTACTTCACAACTTGTGAGTCGTTTAACTGGTTCGTTAATCCAACCAAACAAAGCTGTCATTGGTAAAAACGCATTTGCTCACGAATCAGGCATTCACCAAGATGGTGTTCTAAAACATAAAGAAACTTATGAAATCATTTCACCAGCATTAATTGGTGAAGGAGAAGTTCCATTAGTTTTAGGTAAACACTCTGGACGTGCAGCATTTAGAGATCGTGCAGTTAAATTAGGGTACGAACTTACGGATGAGAAATTAAACAAAGCATTCCAAGAGTTCAAAAAACTGGCAGACCGCAAAAAAGAAATTACAGAAGACGATTTAATTACACTATTAACGGAACAACAAGTATCAATTGAAGACATTCAATTATATGAATTAAATAGTGTTCAAGTTTCATACGGAACAGATAATATCCCAACAGCAACAGCATCAGTCGTTACTCCTGAAGGGGAAACAAAAACTGTAGCAGCTACTGGAGCAGGTTCTGTAGAAGCAGTATTCAACACACTGGAACAAATCGTAAATGCAAAAGTAAATATTTTAGATTACCAAGTCAAATCGGTCGGAAAAGGCCGCGATGCATTAGCAGATGCTGTTGTAAATGTGTTAATTGATGGACACAAAACAACTGGCCGTGATTCCGCACAAGATGTTCTGGAAGCAACAGCAAATGCATTCATCGATGCAATTAATCGTAGTCTTATTCATAAAAACATCCGCGATAAACAAACTGCGGGAGTATAA
- the ilvC gene encoding ketol-acid reductoisomerase, with amino-acid sequence MTKMYYQNEINEEVLKGKKIAIIGYGSQGHAHAQNLKESGFDVVVGVRPGKSFDQAKEDGLEVKTVAEAAAVADIIQILLPDERQKAVYEEEIAPNLQSGNALMFAHGFNIHFGQIVPPADVDVFLVAPKGPGHLVRRTFVQGAGVPALFAIYQDATGEARDLALAYGKGIGSARAGMLETTFKEETETDLFGEQAVLCGGTTQLVKYGFETLVEAGYQPELAYFETLHELKLIVDLMYEGGMATMRYSISDTAEWGDYVSGPRVIDPSVKERMKDVLTDIQNGTFAKDWINENETNRPRYTEYKKAGAEHQIEEVGSKLREMMPFINEGKKKVVVK; translated from the coding sequence ATGACAAAAATGTATTATCAAAACGAAATCAATGAAGAAGTATTAAAAGGTAAAAAAATTGCAATCATCGGTTATGGTTCTCAAGGTCACGCACATGCACAAAACTTAAAAGAATCTGGTTTTGATGTAGTAGTAGGTGTTCGCCCTGGTAAATCTTTCGATCAAGCTAAAGAAGATGGTTTAGAAGTAAAAACAGTAGCAGAAGCAGCTGCAGTTGCAGATATTATCCAAATCTTATTACCAGATGAAAGACAAAAAGCAGTTTATGAAGAAGAAATCGCACCTAATTTACAATCAGGTAACGCATTAATGTTTGCCCATGGTTTTAACATCCACTTCGGACAAATCGTTCCTCCAGCAGATGTTGACGTATTCTTAGTTGCTCCAAAAGGTCCTGGTCACTTAGTTCGTCGTACTTTCGTTCAAGGTGCTGGAGTTCCTGCATTATTCGCAATCTATCAAGACGCAACAGGTGAAGCTCGTGATTTAGCATTAGCTTATGGTAAAGGAATCGGATCAGCACGTGCAGGTATGCTTGAAACAACATTCAAAGAAGAAACAGAAACAGACCTTTTCGGTGAGCAAGCAGTTCTTTGCGGTGGTACAACTCAATTAGTTAAATATGGTTTTGAAACATTAGTAGAAGCTGGTTACCAACCAGAACTTGCTTACTTCGAAACATTACACGAATTAAAATTAATCGTTGACTTAATGTACGAAGGTGGAATGGCTACAATGCGCTACTCAATCTCTGATACTGCAGAGTGGGGAGATTATGTATCAGGTCCACGCGTTATCGATCCATCAGTTAAAGAACGTATGAAAGATGTATTAACTGATATCCAAAACGGTACTTTCGCTAAAGATTGGATCAACGAAAACGAAACAAACCGTCCTCGTTACACTGAGTACAAAAAAGCGGGAGCTGAACACCAAATTGAAGAAGTAGGTAGCAAATTACGTGAAATGATGCCATTCATTAATGAAGGCAAAAAGAAGGTAGTGGTTAAATAA
- the ilvN gene encoding acetolactate synthase small subunit — translation MKRVITVNVLNQSGVLNRVTGLLMKRQFNIESITVGHTEQPNISKMTFVVNINDEVKLEQMIKQLSKQIDVLKVNDITDKSIVLRELALVKVVSPANLRLEMNAIIEPFRPQIIDTSKNVVTYQVVGSPDKIDAFIELIRPYGIKELTRTGITASVRETQPVETPHLSILK, via the coding sequence ATGAAACGAGTAATCACTGTAAATGTATTAAATCAAAGTGGTGTCCTCAACCGTGTAACTGGATTATTAATGAAACGTCAATTTAACATTGAATCCATTACGGTTGGGCATACAGAACAGCCAAACATTTCAAAAATGACATTCGTTGTCAATATTAACGATGAAGTAAAACTTGAACAAATGATCAAACAATTATCTAAACAAATTGATGTTCTTAAAGTCAATGACATTACAGATAAATCAATCGTTTTAAGGGAACTAGCATTAGTAAAAGTAGTTTCACCTGCTAATTTACGATTAGAAATGAATGCCATTATTGAGCCATTCAGGCCTCAAATTATTGATACATCCAAAAATGTTGTGACATATCAAGTAGTTGGTAGTCCAGATAAAATCGATGCATTCATTGAATTAATTCGCCCTTATGGGATTAAAGAGTTAACTCGAACTGGTATTACCGCTTCAGTCCGAGAAACTCAACCAGTAGAAACACCGCATCTTTCTATTCTGAAGTAA
- the ilvB gene encoding biosynthetic-type acetolactate synthase large subunit: MTADTSTSVKIDASETTEEKETFKPKNGSDLLIKSLIEQDVEIVFGYPGGAVLNVYDALYKNPIRHILTRHEQGAIHAAEGYARVLNKPGVVIATSGPGATNLVTGIADAMIDSIPLVIFTGQVATSVIGSDAFQEADIIGITTPITKHNYQVQDVRDIPRIVKEAFHIANSGRKGPVLIDFPKNISADLFEEEELFAKDEPIYLPGYQPNTKPNYLQIQKAVQAIIESKKPLVLAGAGVLFADARSELTELVEKYKLPVINTLLGLGSIHGNHALNFGMAGMHGAGVANDAIQKCDLLINIGARFDDRLTGDTKRFAPNATIIHIDIDPAEIGKNIPTDIPIVADAKEAIKALLEKDFQAPDSAEWLEYLYEKQSDSPFWYVEDEKENLPQQIIEMVHSITNGDAVVTTDVGQHQMWAAQYYKLNHDHSWVTSGGLGTMGFGFPAAIGAQFAKPDRKVVAIVGDAGFQMTNQELALLKEFNLPVKVVIINNAALGMVRQWQQLFYDGRYSQSLMPVQPDFVKLADAFGLKGYRITTKEEAYSILEEALNSNEPAVIDARVKQIENVYPMVPAGKSLDDIVGVKKL; the protein is encoded by the coding sequence ATGACTGCGGATACATCAACAAGTGTGAAAATAGATGCTAGTGAAACAACTGAAGAAAAAGAAACATTCAAACCAAAAAATGGTTCAGATTTATTAATTAAGTCTCTTATAGAACAAGATGTAGAAATTGTTTTTGGATACCCAGGGGGTGCGGTACTCAATGTATACGATGCCCTTTATAAAAACCCAATTCGACATATTTTAACTCGACATGAACAGGGAGCAATTCACGCTGCTGAAGGATATGCAAGAGTACTAAATAAACCAGGGGTAGTCATTGCGACTTCTGGGCCAGGTGCTACAAATCTCGTTACTGGAATAGCGGATGCAATGATTGATTCGATTCCTTTAGTCATTTTCACAGGTCAAGTTGCAACAAGCGTAATTGGCTCAGATGCATTTCAAGAAGCAGATATTATTGGTATTACAACTCCTATTACAAAACATAATTACCAAGTTCAAGACGTGCGCGATATCCCACGCATCGTGAAAGAAGCATTCCACATAGCAAATAGTGGAAGGAAAGGTCCGGTTTTAATCGATTTCCCTAAAAACATTTCAGCTGACCTTTTTGAAGAAGAGGAGTTATTCGCAAAAGACGAACCAATCTATTTACCAGGTTATCAGCCAAATACGAAACCAAATTATTTACAAATTCAAAAAGCGGTTCAAGCCATTATCGAATCTAAAAAGCCTTTAGTACTTGCAGGTGCTGGTGTATTATTTGCAGACGCGCGTTCTGAATTGACTGAATTGGTCGAAAAATACAAATTACCTGTCATAAATACTTTACTTGGTCTTGGCAGTATCCATGGCAATCATGCTCTAAACTTTGGTATGGCTGGTATGCATGGAGCTGGTGTAGCAAATGATGCAATTCAAAAATGTGACTTACTTATCAATATCGGAGCACGGTTTGATGATCGCCTAACTGGTGATACAAAGCGTTTCGCTCCAAATGCCACAATCATTCATATCGATATTGATCCGGCTGAGATTGGTAAAAATATTCCGACAGATATTCCAATCGTTGCAGATGCGAAAGAAGCAATCAAAGCACTGCTTGAAAAAGACTTCCAAGCACCGGATTCGGCTGAATGGTTAGAATACCTTTACGAAAAGCAAAGTGATAGTCCGTTTTGGTATGTGGAAGATGAAAAAGAAAATCTACCACAACAAATTATTGAAATGGTTCACTCCATTACAAATGGTGATGCTGTAGTCACTACAGATGTAGGGCAACACCAAATGTGGGCTGCTCAATATTACAAATTAAATCATGACCACAGTTGGGTAACTTCTGGTGGGTTAGGAACAATGGGATTCGGATTCCCAGCTGCGATTGGTGCACAATTTGCAAAACCAGATCGAAAAGTGGTTGCGATTGTTGGGGACGCCGGTTTCCAAATGACAAATCAAGAGCTTGCTTTATTAAAAGAATTTAATTTACCAGTTAAGGTTGTCATCATTAACAACGCTGCGCTTGGTATGGTTCGTCAATGGCAACAACTATTCTACGATGGTCGCTATTCTCAATCATTAATGCCAGTACAACCTGATTTTGTGAAACTTGCGGATGCATTTGGTTTAAAAGGATATCGAATTACAACGAAAGAAGAAGCGTACAGCATCCTAGAAGAAGCATTAAACTCTAATGAACCTGCTGTCATTGATGCAAGAGTTAAACAAATTGAAAATGTTTATCCAATGGTTCCTGCTGGCAAATCACTAGATGATATTGTAGGGGTGAAAAAACTATGA
- the ilvD gene encoding dihydroxy-acid dehydratase produces MRSDMIKLGVDRAPHRSLLYATGKVKAKDLGKPFIGVCNSYIDIIPGHVHLQDFAKEVKEAIIEAGGIPFEFNTIGVDDGIAMGHIGMRYSLPSRELIADSAETVINAHWFDGVFYIPNCDKITPGMLMAAVRTNVPSVFVSGGPMEAGTSSTGKQLSLTSVFEGVGAHKSGNMSAEELLDIENNACPTCGSCSGMFTANSMNCLMEMLGVALPGNGTIVATSERRKELIREAAKHLVRMIEEDVKPRDIITKEAIDDAFALDMAMGGSTNTVLHTLAIANEAGIEYNLEDINKVAERVPYLAKIMPASDISMDDINKAGGVEAIINELTKIPGAIHPDRITVTGKTMGELVKNHQITNDKVIRTKDNPYSPVGGLSVLFGNIAPEGSVIKVGAVDPSIKTFTGEAIVFDSQDEAQAAIDDGSVHEGHVVVIRYEGPKGGPGMPEMLAPTSAIMGRGLGTKVALITDGRFSGASRGISIGHISPEAAEGGPIALIQNGDIIEIDLPNRTINLQVSQEILDQRQKELKPFEPKIKTGWLARYSKLVTNASKGGIMKI; encoded by the coding sequence ATGAGAAGTGATATGATTAAATTAGGAGTTGATCGTGCTCCTCACCGTAGTCTTTTATATGCTACTGGTAAAGTAAAAGCTAAAGACTTAGGAAAACCATTTATCGGTGTATGTAATTCTTATATCGATATCATTCCAGGTCATGTACATTTACAAGATTTTGCAAAAGAAGTGAAAGAAGCTATTATTGAAGCAGGCGGTATTCCTTTTGAATTCAACACAATTGGTGTTGACGATGGTATTGCAATGGGACATATCGGTATGCGCTACTCATTACCAAGCCGTGAGTTAATTGCTGACTCTGCTGAAACTGTTATAAATGCACACTGGTTTGACGGAGTATTTTATATCCCGAACTGTGACAAAATTACACCAGGAATGTTAATGGCAGCTGTACGTACTAACGTACCTTCAGTATTCGTTTCAGGTGGTCCAATGGAAGCAGGTACTTCATCAACAGGTAAACAACTTTCGTTAACATCTGTTTTTGAAGGTGTTGGTGCTCATAAATCAGGGAATATGTCTGCAGAAGAATTATTAGATATAGAAAATAATGCATGTCCAACTTGCGGATCTTGTTCTGGTATGTTCACAGCAAACTCCATGAACTGTTTAATGGAAATGCTAGGAGTAGCTCTTCCCGGTAATGGAACAATTGTTGCTACAAGTGAAAGACGTAAAGAGCTAATACGTGAAGCGGCAAAGCATTTAGTCCGTATGATTGAAGAAGATGTAAAACCTCGTGACATTATTACAAAAGAAGCAATTGACGATGCATTTGCACTAGATATGGCTATGGGTGGTTCTACAAATACAGTTTTACATACTTTAGCCATTGCAAACGAAGCAGGAATTGAGTATAACTTAGAAGATATTAATAAAGTTGCTGAACGCGTTCCTTATTTAGCAAAAATTATGCCTGCTTCTGACATCTCAATGGATGATATCAATAAAGCGGGTGGCGTTGAAGCGATTATTAACGAGCTAACGAAAATTCCTGGCGCAATCCATCCAGATCGTATTACAGTCACAGGTAAAACAATGGGTGAATTAGTAAAAAATCATCAAATTACGAACGATAAAGTAATACGTACGAAAGATAATCCATATAGTCCTGTAGGAGGTTTATCAGTCCTATTTGGTAATATTGCTCCTGAAGGGTCAGTTATTAAAGTAGGTGCAGTGGATCCATCCATTAAAACATTTACTGGTGAAGCAATTGTTTTTGATTCCCAAGATGAAGCTCAAGCAGCAATTGATGATGGTAGTGTTCACGAGGGTCACGTTGTGGTCATTCGTTACGAAGGGCCAAAAGGTGGGCCGGGTATGCCAGAAATGCTTGCACCAACTTCAGCAATTATGGGCCGTGGTTTAGGTACAAAAGTTGCACTTATTACAGATGGCCGTTTTAGTGGCGCATCTCGTGGTATTTCAATAGGTCATATTTCACCTGAAGCTGCTGAAGGCGGGCCTATTGCATTAATTCAAAATGGAGATATAATTGAAATTGATTTACCAAATCGAACAATTAATCTTCAAGTTTCACAAGAAATATTAGATCAACGTCAAAAAGAGTTAAAACCATTCGAACCAAAAATTAAAACAGGATGGTTAGCAAGATACTCAAAACTTGTGACAAATGCCTCTAAAGGCGGTATTATGAAAATATAA